The genomic region CGGGTTGTACAGCTGGTGGTGCCGGGCGGCGGAGCCGAAGTCCCATACGACCGGTTCGCCGTCGCGCACCAGCAGGGCGAAGCGGATCAGCTTGTCCATCGCCCAGGTGCCGATGTGCGTGGCCGTCATGTAGCGGATGTTGGCGAAGTCGAAGCTGAGCACCGCGCCCAGCTCGGAGCGGTTCAGGGACTCGTGCAGCCGGGCCAGCCGCTGTCCGCGCAGCCGGTCCAGGTCGATGCGCTCTTCCCAGTCGACGGCGTTGGGTCCGTATGTGCGGATCGCCATGGCGACCACCCCCACTTCGGAGTGAACGCCCGGGTCCTGCGAGTGTCAAGTGTCACTGAACATCGCCGGACACGAACCAGACACCCACAGCGGGTACGTCTCCATCGTTGCGGTAGCGGTGGGGGGTCGTCGACTCGAAGGAGACGGCGTCGCCCGGGCCCATAGTGTACTCGTCGAAACCGAGGGTGAGGATCAGTTCGCCGGAGGTCAGATAGCCGTACTCGGTGCCGGAGTGCCGCATCAGCCCGCCGGACCCGGAGGAGGAGCCGCCGGGCCGGTAGGTCACCAGCAGGAAGTCGACATCCGTGCCGGGCACCCGGCCGAGACGCTCCCATACGACGCCTGAGTCCAGCTCCAGCGTCTCGCGCTCTCCCGCGCCGACCAGCGGGCCGATCCGCCGCCCCGGGTCCGTGGCGAAGGCGGCCAGGGCGTGCTGGACGGTGCCGGGGGCCGTCGCCGCGAGGGGAATGGCTCCGGCGTCGTCCCGGGCGTCGAAGAGGGACTCGACGGAGATGCCGAGGGCCGTCGTGATCGCGTACAGCGTGCTGACGGAGGGCTGGCTCTTGCCGGTCTCGATCTGCGACACGAGGCTCGCCGACACTCCGACCTCCCGGGCGAGCGCGCGCAGGCTCGTCCCGCGCTCCAGACGCGCCTGCCGGATACGCGCACCGACGGGCGGCACGACGGCGGGGGACACGGGCGGCTCCTCTCGCGAGTGACGGGTGTGCAGCTTCATTGAACAGCCGGTGGGGTACGCCACGCCAGAGACGGCGGTGAGTCATGCAGAACGGGCACGCCCGGGCCCGAGCGTGCGGCGCCCGTGCCGCGGGCGGCGCTCACCCGAACAGTCCGGTGCCGGTGGTGGGCGGTCGGTGCCGGTGGTGCGCTGAGGACACGCGTCACGTTCTCAGGAGGCACTCCCGATGACCCGTCGTCCCCACCGGCTCGTCCGCGTTCTCTCCTCCGCGCTGGCGGCAGGCACGCTGCTGGCCACCGCCGCCTGCTCGGACGACGGCGGCGAAGACGGTGCGCGCGTCCCGGGCGTCGCCGCGTCACAGGTCGCCGGGAAGCGGCAGACCCCCTCTCCGACCGCCACCCTCACCACGGACGGCGCACGGAGCGCGCTGATCACCGAGGCGGACATCGAGGACGACTGGACCCAGGTCAAGGACACGGAGGCGGACAACTGGCACGACAGCCTGCTCATCGGCACGGTCGACGTCTCCGACTTCCTCTCCGCCAAGGCCCAGGCCGCCGACTGCCAGCGGCTCCTCGACTCCCTCTTCGACGACGATCTGCTGGGCAGGCCGTCCGGGGCGTCCGAGCTGCGCGGCTTCGAGCAGGGTGACTCGCGCCTGCTGTACCAGGTCGCCTCCTACGAACGGACCGATCCGCAGGCCTCGTTGAACTGGATGGCGAACCTGCCGGAGAAGTGCGACCAGTTCACCGTCACGGACGACGGCCAACAGCGCACTGTGCAGGTCGTCGAGTCCACGCTGCCCGGCGTGGGAGACGCCCGTGCGGGCCTGCGCGTGACGGTGCGGGGCCAAACCGGTGGCGCGGAGGCCACACTGACCCTGGACGTGGCCGCCGTACGCGTCGGCGACGACGCGATCACCGTCACGGCGGGCGGGCTCGACGGGGGCGAGAACGACTCCGTCGAGCAGGCGGTGCGGCTCGGCACCCAGCGCCTGAAGGACGTGCTGGCCGGCAAGACGCCCTCCCCGAACCCCGGCGCGGTCGAGTAACCCGGTCCGCAGCTCTCCCCCGCCGCGCGCCGACGGCCCGGCCGGCTCTGCCGATTCCCGGGACAGGTGATCACCGGAACGGCACAATGGCGGCGATGACCGGCATCGGTCGCTCGTGCGAGGAGAGGAAGAGACGTGAGTGAGAGCCACACCCCGCCGAGCGGCTCGGCGAGGCTGAACACCGGTGTGGCGCACAACGCGCGCGTGTGGAACTACTGGATCGGCGGCAAGGACAACTACGAGGTCGACCAGCAGGTCGGCGAGCAGGTTGCCGGCATGTTCCCGATCATCCGGGACATCGCCCGGGCGGACCGGGACTTCCTGGGCCGGGCCGTGTCGTTCCTGGCCGGCGAGCGCGGAGTGCGGCAGTTCCTCGACATCGGCACGGGACTGCCGACGGCGGCCAACACCCACGAGATCGCCCAGCGGCTCGCCCCCGACTCACGGATCGTCTACGTCGACAACGACCCCATCGTGCTGGTGCACGCCCGCACGCTGCTGACCGGCACCCGCGACGGCGTCACCGCCTACATCGACGCCGACGTGCACGACCCGGACGCCATCCTCGAACGGGCCGGGCACACCCTCGACTTCACCCGGCCCGTCGCCGTCATGATGCTGGGCATCCTCAACTTCGTCCTGGACACGGAGAAGGCCCGGGACATCGTGCGCCGCGTGATGGCCGCGGTCCCCTCCGGCAGCTACCTGGTCCTCACCCACCCGACGTTCGACGACGAGCTCGGCGGCGCGGGGCAGATCCCCGCCATGAAGTTCTGGAACGAGAACGCCACTCCCCCGATCACCGCCCGCGGCGGCGCGGACATCGCCGCGTTCTTCGACGGTCTGGAGCTGCTCGAGCCGGGCATGGTGTCCTGCGGGCAGTGGCGTGCCGACGCCGGCTCGGCGGTGCTGGTGCCGCAGTACGGCGCGGTGGCCGTGAAGGCGTGACGCCCCGCGCCCGTCCCGTCGAGGAGGACGTATGACCACCCTGGCCGATCCGGTGCCCGGCGGCCGTCCCGGCGATGTCGAGCGGGCCACCGCGCTGAGCGGCGAACTGTCCGGGCGGGGTGTGCACGGCATCGTGCTGTCCTACGTCGACACCGCGGGCATCGGCAGGGTGAAGACCGTCCCGACGGCCCGGCTCGCCTCCGCCGCGGCCTGGGGCGTCGGCATGTCCCCGGTGTTCGACACGTTCCTGGCGAACGACTCCGTCGTCACCACCGACGTCCTCGGCTCCCCCGACGGCGATCTGCGCCTCTACCCGGACCTCGACCAGCTCGTGGTGCTGGCCGGGCAGCCCGGCTGGGCGTGGGCGCCCGTCGACCGGGTCACGCAGGACGGGGAGCGGCATCCCGGCTGCGGGCGCACCTTCCTGCGCCGTGTCGTCACCGAGGCGGCCGCGCGGCACGGCCTGACCTTCAAGGCGGCCGTGGAGGTCGAGTGGACGGTGGCCCGCGGGGACGCGCCCGGCGACGCGTTCGTGCCCGCGACGACCGGTCCGGCGTACGGGGCCGCGCGGCAGGTCGAGCTCGGCGACTGCACCGCCGACCTGCTCGCGGCGTGCGCGGCCCAGGGCCTCGACGTGGAACAGGTCCATCCGGAGTACGCGGCCGGTCAGTTCGAGATCTCGGTGGGTGCCGTCGACCCGGTCGCGGCGGCCGACCGCAGCGTGCTGGTGCGGCAGACGGTCCGTGCGGTGGCGCGGCGCCACGGGCTGCGCGTCTCGTTCGCCCCGGCCGTCGTGGGGCAGGGCGTCGGCAACGGCGGGCACGTCCATCTCTCGGCCTGGCGCGACGGGGCCAATCTGCACTCCGGGGGCGAGGGCCGGTACGGCATGACGGCCGAGGCGGAGTCGTTCACGGCCGGCCTCCTCGCCCACCTGCCCGGTCTCACGGCCGTGACCGCGCCGAGCCCCGCCAGCTACCTGCGGCTCAGGCCCTCGCAGTGGGCCGGGGTGTTCACCGCGTGGGGCCGCGAGACCCGGGAGACCGCCCTGCGTGTCGTCACGGGCACCGCGGGGCTGCGCGACCAGGCGGCCAACCTGGAGATCAAACCCGTCGACCTGGCCGCCAACCCCTACCTCGCGATCGGCTCCCTGATCGCCGCCGGACTGGACGGCCTGACCTCGTCCGCCACCCTGCCCGAGGAGACCACGGGGGACCCGGCACGGCTGAGCGAGGCCGAGGCGGCGGCCCGGGGTGTACGGCGGCTGCCGGTGTCGCTGGAACAGGCCGTCGCGGAGTTCCGCGGGGACGATGTGCTGCGGGCCGCCCTCGGTCCCGTCCTGGCGGACGCGGTGATCGCCGTACGGCGGGGAGAGCTGGCGTCCGTCGCCGGTCTCGACGACGACCAGGTGGCGGCGGCGTACCGGTGGAGGTACTGACGTGGGCGCGGTCCGCGAAGCGCTCGACGCCCTGCGCCTGGTCGACCACCACTGCCACGGCACGGTGGCCGCCGATCTCGACCGGGAGGCCTTCGAGCCGCTCCTCACGGAGGGCGACGCGTGGCCGGGCGTCTCGCCCTTCGACAGTCCCGCGGGCGTGGCCGTGCGCCGCCACTGCGCTCCCCTGCTGGACCTGCCGCGGCATGCCCCCGTCGACCAGTACCTGGCCCGGCGGTGGGAGCTCGGCCGACGTGAGGTGCAGCGGCGCTTCCTGAGCGCCTCGGGCACGGACGTCTTCTGCGTCGACACCGGCTACGCCCCCGACCGGCTCACCACCCCGCGCGAGGTCGCCGAGGCCGCGGGCGGGTCCGCGTACGAGGTCGTGCGGCTGGAGAGCGTCGCCGAGTCGGTGCGGGCGGCGGGGGTCGAGCCGGACGCCTACGCCGACGCCTTCCGGGCGGCGGCGCTGGACGCCGTACGGAAACCCGGCGTGGTGGCCGTGAAGTCGGTGGCGGCCTACCGCACCGGCTTCGACCTGGACCCGGTCCGGCCCTCGGACGCGGAGGTCACCGGCGCCGCCCGGCACTGGGCGGCCCGCGGCGGCCGCCTGGACGACCCGGTTCTGGTACGGCACCTGCTGTGGACCGCCGTCGACCTGGGTCTGCCGCTCCAGTTGCACACCGGGTTCGGCGACAACGACATCCGGCTGCACCGGGCCGACCCGGCCCGCCTCACGGACTGGCTGCACCTGACCGCCGGGACGATCCCGGTCCTGCTGCTGCACTGCTGGCCCTACCAGCGGCAGGCGGCGTACCTCACGGCGGTCTTCGAGCAGGTGTACCTCGACGTCGGCCTCACCCTCCACCACGTCGGCCCCGCCCGGGCCGGTGCGGTCCTGGCGGAGGCCCTGGAGATCACACCGTTCCGCAAGCTGCTGTACAGCTCCGACGCCTACGGTCTGGCCGAGTTCTTCCACCTCGGGGCGCTCGCCTTCCGGCAGGGCCTGGCGGAACTGCTCCAGGAGCGGGTGGACACCGACGAGCTGTCCCTGCAGGACGCACTGCGGATCGCCCGGTGGGCCGGGCGGGACAACGCCCGCCGGGTCTACGGGCTCCCGGACGACTCCCCGGGAGGCGGTTGAACGGCGTGTAGCCGGTCACAGTTCCTCCCGAGCGGCTACCCAGGAAGTCCGAACGGCTGAAAGTATGATCAAGCGATGTCTGACATGACCGAAACCACGCCCGGCTGGCTGTCCTCCGACGACCTGGAGATGGCGCGTGCCCGTATGCCGATCCTGTACGTCGAGGCCGTCCCGGTCCGCGTCGACGACAGCGGCGAAGTCACCAGTGTCGGCCTGCTCCTGCGCATCGGGCCCGACGGGACGGTCAGCCGGACGCTGGTCTCCGGCCGCGTGTTGCACCACGAACGCGTCCGCGACGCCCTGCTGCGGCACCTGGAGAAGGACCTCGGCCCGGTCGCGCTGCCCCGCGTCCCGGCGTCGCTCCAGCCGTTCACGGTCGCGGAGTACTTCCCGACGCAGGGCATCACGCCGTACCACGACCCCCGCCAGCACGCGGTGTCCCTCGCCTACATCGTGCCGGTGACGGGTGACTGCCGGCCCCGGCAGGACGCCCTGGACCTGGTGTGGTTCAGCCCTCAGGAGGCCGTGTCGGCGGCGGTGCAGAGCGAGATGCCGGGTGGCCACGGGGTGCTGCTCAAGCAGGCGCTGGCCCATGCGGGCTGCGTGATCTGACCGCCGGGCGGTCGGACCAGGACCTCGGCGATGCGGCTTCCCGACACGACCGAAGCACCGATGCGGCTGCCGGACATGCCGCTGCACGACCCGTTCGTGGTCGCCGACGAGCCGACGCGGACCTACCACCTCTACACGTCCAACGACCCGTCCATGTCGGGCGTGGACGGCACCGGCACGATGGTCTACCGCAGCCACGACCTGCGCGACTGGACGCGTCCCGTCGTGGTGTTCCTGACGGCCGGGCAGGAGGGCATCTGGGCGACGGAGGGTGCCTGGGCGCCGGAGGTGCACGCCTGGGACGGCCGGTACTACCTCTTCACCACGCTGCACAACGCGGACCGGCCACTCCCGGTCCCGCCGTCCAATCCGTGGGGCGTCCCGTTCCGGACCCCGACCCACATGCGCGGCACGATCACGGCCGTCTCCGACTCACTGCTCGGCCCGTTCACCGTGCTCGACCCGGCACGCCCCGTCCCGCCCGAGCACCTCATGACCCTCGACGGCACGTTGTACGTCGACCCGTCCGGGCGACCCTGGATGGTGTACGCGCACGAGTGGCTCCAGACGATCGACGGAACGATGGAGGCGGTCCGGCTCGCCCCCGACCTGTCCCGGACGGTCGGCGACCCGATCCACCTCTTCAAGGCCTCGGACGCGCCCTGGACCACCGAGCAGATCCCCGCGGGGGTACCGCACCAGCTGCCGCCGTACATCACCGACGGCCCCCAGCTGTACCGCACCCCTGACGGGTCCCTGCTGATGCTGTGGTCGACCTACGAGAAGAACACGGCCGGCCGGGACGGCACGATCAGCGGCGGCTACGTGCAGACGTACGCGGTGTCGGGAAGCGGGGACATCCAGGGCCCGTGGCAGCAGCACCGGCCCCTGGTCCGCGACGACAGCGGCCACGGCATGCTGTTCCACACCTTCGACGGCCGCCTGATGATGATCCTCCACCGGCCCTTCGAGAACGCGCGCGGAAAGCTGTACGAGATGGGACTCCACGGTCACGAGCTGACGGTGCTGCGCCGCCGCGACGACCTCGACGGGGGCGGCTGACGCACCCGGGCCAGCCTCGCGGAGCGCCCCTGCAAGGTTTCCGCAAGGCCCGGGCAAGCCTTCCGTCCATCCGGCAGGGGCAGAAGCCCGGCAGACGGGCCGAACCGGGCCCGCAGGGACATCGGGGGGCACATCATGTCCGGATTGCGGAAGATCGCGGAGCTGCCGGGCGAGGAGCGCGAGTGGCTGACGCTGGTCGAGCGGAAGACCGTGCTGGTCGTCGTGCACACGCTCACGTACGGGAAGCGACTGGTCGACGTCCTGTCGCTGCTGGAGGCCGACTTCAGGCTCCAGGTGGTGTTCACGGCTCCGCCGCACGTCTTCGGCGACGAGGTACCGCGTTTCCTCCAGGAGCTGGGCTGCGCGGTGCTGCCGTGGGACGAGGCCGTTGGCATGTCGTTCGACCTGGCCCTGGCGGCGGGGCCGCGGGGGGTGGAGCGGATCTCCGCCCCCTTGATCACGCTGCCGCACGGGGCCGCTTATCTGAAGCGCCTGGTCAGGGGGGCGCACCCGGGTGTGGCAGGACTGCGCAGGCAGGACCTGGTGCCGGGCGGCCGGCTCCCCGCGGCGGTGGCCGTCCCGCACCACGCCGAACTGACGGACCTGGAGCGCCACTGCCCGGAGGTGCTGCCGCTCACGCATGTGGTCGGTGATCCGGCGTACGACCGCATCACGAAGAGCCTGCCGCTGCGGGCCGAGTACCGCCGGGCCCTCGGTCTGTCCGCCGGCGAGAAGCTGGTGGTCGTCGTCTCGACGTGGGGTGCGCGCTCGTCGTTCGGCCGGTTCGAGGCGCTGCTGCCCCGGGTCGTCGCCGAACTACCCGCCGGGAGGTTCCGGTCCGTCATCCTCCTGCATCCCAATGTCTGGTCCGGGCACGGCTCCTGGCAGGTCAGGGCGTGGCTGGCCCGCTGCGCCCAGCCGGGCGTCACACTCGTACCGCCCGAGGCGGACTGGCGCAGCGTGCTCATCGCCGCGGACTGGATCATCGGCGACCACGGCTCGGTCACGCTGTACGGCACGCTCACCGGGGCGCCGAT from Streptomyces chartreusis NRRL 3882 harbors:
- a CDS encoding amidohydrolase family protein produces the protein MGAVREALDALRLVDHHCHGTVAADLDREAFEPLLTEGDAWPGVSPFDSPAGVAVRRHCAPLLDLPRHAPVDQYLARRWELGRREVQRRFLSASGTDVFCVDTGYAPDRLTTPREVAEAAGGSAYEVVRLESVAESVRAAGVEPDAYADAFRAAALDAVRKPGVVAVKSVAAYRTGFDLDPVRPSDAEVTGAARHWAARGGRLDDPVLVRHLLWTAVDLGLPLQLHTGFGDNDIRLHRADPARLTDWLHLTAGTIPVLLLHCWPYQRQAAYLTAVFEQVYLDVGLTLHHVGPARAGAVLAEALEITPFRKLLYSSDAYGLAEFFHLGALAFRQGLAELLQERVDTDELSLQDALRIARWAGRDNARRVYGLPDDSPGGG
- a CDS encoding glycoside hydrolase family 43 protein encodes the protein MRLPDTTEAPMRLPDMPLHDPFVVADEPTRTYHLYTSNDPSMSGVDGTGTMVYRSHDLRDWTRPVVVFLTAGQEGIWATEGAWAPEVHAWDGRYYLFTTLHNADRPLPVPPSNPWGVPFRTPTHMRGTITAVSDSLLGPFTVLDPARPVPPEHLMTLDGTLYVDPSGRPWMVYAHEWLQTIDGTMEAVRLAPDLSRTVGDPIHLFKASDAPWTTEQIPAGVPHQLPPYITDGPQLYRTPDGSLLMLWSTYEKNTAGRDGTISGGYVQTYAVSGSGDIQGPWQQHRPLVRDDSGHGMLFHTFDGRLMMILHRPFENARGKLYEMGLHGHELTVLRRRDDLDGGG
- a CDS encoding SAM-dependent methyltransferase, with amino-acid sequence MSESHTPPSGSARLNTGVAHNARVWNYWIGGKDNYEVDQQVGEQVAGMFPIIRDIARADRDFLGRAVSFLAGERGVRQFLDIGTGLPTAANTHEIAQRLAPDSRIVYVDNDPIVLVHARTLLTGTRDGVTAYIDADVHDPDAILERAGHTLDFTRPVAVMMLGILNFVLDTEKARDIVRRVMAAVPSGSYLVLTHPTFDDELGGAGQIPAMKFWNENATPPITARGGADIAAFFDGLELLEPGMVSCGQWRADAGSAVLVPQYGAVAVKA
- a CDS encoding NUDIX hydrolase family protein, with product MSDMTETTPGWLSSDDLEMARARMPILYVEAVPVRVDDSGEVTSVGLLLRIGPDGTVSRTLVSGRVLHHERVRDALLRHLEKDLGPVALPRVPASLQPFTVAEYFPTQGITPYHDPRQHAVSLAYIVPVTGDCRPRQDALDLVWFSPQEAVSAAVQSEMPGGHGVLLKQALAHAGCVI
- a CDS encoding glutamine synthetase family protein; translated protein: MTTLADPVPGGRPGDVERATALSGELSGRGVHGIVLSYVDTAGIGRVKTVPTARLASAAAWGVGMSPVFDTFLANDSVVTTDVLGSPDGDLRLYPDLDQLVVLAGQPGWAWAPVDRVTQDGERHPGCGRTFLRRVVTEAAARHGLTFKAAVEVEWTVARGDAPGDAFVPATTGPAYGAARQVELGDCTADLLAACAAQGLDVEQVHPEYAAGQFEISVGAVDPVAAADRSVLVRQTVRAVARRHGLRVSFAPAVVGQGVGNGGHVHLSAWRDGANLHSGGEGRYGMTAEAESFTAGLLAHLPGLTAVTAPSPASYLRLRPSQWAGVFTAWGRETRETALRVVTGTAGLRDQAANLEIKPVDLAANPYLAIGSLIAAGLDGLTSSATLPEETTGDPARLSEAEAAARGVRRLPVSLEQAVAEFRGDDVLRAALGPVLADAVIAVRRGELASVAGLDDDQVAAAYRWRY
- a CDS encoding helix-turn-helix domain-containing protein; its protein translation is MSPAVVPPVGARIRQARLERGTSLRALAREVGVSASLVSQIETGKSQPSVSTLYAITTALGISVESLFDARDDAGAIPLAATAPGTVQHALAAFATDPGRRIGPLVGAGERETLELDSGVVWERLGRVPGTDVDFLLVTYRPGGSSSGSGGLMRHSGTEYGYLTSGELILTLGFDEYTMGPGDAVSFESTTPHRYRNDGDVPAVGVWFVSGDVQ